From Terriglobia bacterium, the proteins below share one genomic window:
- a CDS encoding MoxR family ATPase, with protein METLETTAREKIFALRDAIGITVKGKQETINLAIVALLAEGHLLIEDVPGVGKTTLGHALARSLDCEFHRIQFTSDLLPSDVLGVSVYNPRLSEFEFKPGPIFANIVLADEINRTTPKTQSALLEAMNEGQVTIENRTYPLPRPFMVLATQNPIEHHGTYPLPESQLDRFLMRINIGYPDPAAEKEILKRFSNSGNRLPGEAVLSPAEVLSLQDESRKIHIEESLVDYMIEIVNRTRSHSEIELGISPRGTAALFRAAQSMAMLEGRSFVVPDDIKKLVHPVFEHRLAMIRSGSRSHRDADSVLQEIVDQTPVPA; from the coding sequence ATGGAAACGCTCGAAACAACGGCCAGGGAGAAGATTTTTGCGCTCCGCGACGCCATCGGAATCACGGTTAAAGGAAAACAGGAAACCATTAACCTGGCAATCGTTGCGTTGCTGGCCGAAGGCCATCTGCTGATCGAAGATGTACCCGGCGTCGGCAAAACGACACTGGGACACGCGCTCGCCCGCTCGCTCGATTGCGAATTTCATCGCATTCAATTCACCAGCGATCTTCTCCCCTCGGACGTACTCGGCGTTTCGGTCTACAATCCCAGGTTGAGTGAATTCGAGTTCAAGCCCGGACCGATTTTCGCCAACATCGTCCTTGCCGACGAAATCAACCGCACGACGCCCAAGACACAAAGCGCGCTGCTGGAGGCGATGAACGAAGGTCAGGTGACGATCGAGAACCGGACGTATCCCCTGCCGCGCCCTTTTATGGTTCTTGCCACGCAGAACCCGATCGAACATCACGGAACGTACCCGCTTCCGGAATCGCAACTGGACCGCTTCCTGATGCGCATCAACATCGGATATCCCGATCCGGCCGCAGAGAAAGAAATCCTGAAGAGATTTTCCAACTCGGGCAACCGGCTCCCCGGAGAAGCGGTATTGAGCCCGGCTGAGGTTCTCTCCTTGCAGGACGAAAGCCGGAAGATTCACATCGAAGAATCGCTCGTCGATTACATGATCGAGATCGTGAACCGCACGCGTTCGCACTCCGAAATCGAACTCGGCATCAGCCCGCGGGGAACAGCCGCGCTTTTCCGGGCCGCGCAGTCAATGGCTATGCTCGAGGGCCGGAGCTTCGTGGTCCCTGACGATATCAAGAAGCTGGTGCACCCGGTTTTCGAGCACCGCCTCGCGATGATCCGTTCGGGTTCCCGAAGCCATCGGGACGCAGACTCGGTTCTGCAGGAGATCGT
- a CDS encoding CHAT domain-containing protein — MKHLTFAEIRHMETGVSELDQAIDDLWKRVRQSNLYGGRPRNSVSEESVAAARSALTLAQDSGDRRFLREAWCMMAWALNANEQPAESLIYSRQAIPALEQAGEFERAARMRLGFMVALSTTGQSKEALAVAREAQEFFRKSGDDTSLAKVATNLGAVYQRLDDHTRGFQCHLEAAELFRKTGEERGLAQACLNLGNALTVLDRFSEAEKMYEDCDEIATRLTLDDLRAHAIYNKAYLYFVSGRLSQSLTVYRDARQMFSGSGSRLHAALCDLDEAEIYVQLRLPQDALILAQSAARSFAELDMPHEQGKAIAFGAVALTQKRQFGDALAAFKEAQTVLRTGGSMFWMAQLDLYRAEVLFSIGRLWEAYSLASAADGKFEELGYSTKRLITLVLLGRVSMALGRPDEAEFHARRVEELAGQTKISVFLFACYALSAEVAEGERQFERARVLYERAAREIELRHTHLHHDELGITFYKDKAGVFESLVYLALDCGDGSEPAAQAFTWCEKAKSQVFIDALAPHLPTVRSKADEALITRVDRLRAELNGSYMRFRPEFLATPGLPQDAQVELREDELARTLNELSRSDSEYVSLQVASSVRLEELQQALPEDTTVLEYFFARDEVMAFVISASTFHVVRHVTPTKRVQFLAGRLQYQLERFSALIRNKKSDVSIQRAATDDLLRNFYSELIQPVMPFINTSGLIIVPHGVLHRVPFHAFFDGERYVADLFDVSYAPSASVLKYCLDRQDVTEKAPLHAVTRPAASLVASFVHTEARVALRQDNPVLSRLEFADGASCVPDIYAAQWQTNLLSICSAETSMNGSADVDGFLGLLRSCLYAGCRSVLMELWKVRPEPSVRFFDLFYSEWPAAGKSRQEALSIAQECLRREFPHPLDWAQFILAGAR, encoded by the coding sequence ATGAAACACCTGACATTTGCCGAAATAAGGCACATGGAGACGGGTGTATCTGAACTCGATCAGGCAATCGACGACTTGTGGAAACGAGTGCGCCAGTCCAACTTATATGGCGGGCGTCCCCGTAACTCGGTCTCTGAAGAAAGTGTCGCAGCGGCGCGATCGGCGTTGACCCTCGCGCAGGACTCCGGCGATCGCCGTTTCCTGAGGGAAGCGTGGTGCATGATGGCGTGGGCTCTGAATGCGAACGAGCAGCCTGCCGAGTCTCTCATCTATAGCAGGCAGGCGATACCGGCGCTCGAGCAAGCGGGAGAATTTGAGCGGGCTGCGCGGATGCGATTGGGCTTCATGGTCGCTCTTTCGACGACCGGGCAGTCCAAAGAAGCTCTTGCCGTTGCGCGTGAGGCGCAGGAATTCTTCCGCAAAAGCGGCGACGACACATCACTGGCGAAAGTGGCGACGAACCTGGGGGCGGTATATCAGCGCCTTGACGACCACACGCGCGGGTTTCAGTGCCACCTGGAAGCCGCTGAATTGTTCAGAAAGACCGGTGAAGAGCGCGGGCTGGCTCAAGCCTGTCTAAACCTGGGGAATGCGCTCACGGTTCTGGACCGCTTCTCCGAGGCCGAGAAAATGTATGAGGACTGTGACGAGATCGCCACAAGACTCACACTCGATGATTTGCGGGCACATGCGATATACAACAAAGCATATCTCTATTTCGTTTCGGGCCGTCTCAGCCAGTCGCTTACCGTTTACCGCGACGCCCGGCAAATGTTTTCAGGCAGTGGAAGCCGTTTGCACGCCGCCTTGTGCGACCTGGATGAGGCGGAAATCTACGTCCAGCTGCGCCTTCCGCAGGACGCGCTGATCCTGGCTCAATCTGCCGCACGATCCTTCGCTGAACTCGACATGCCGCACGAGCAGGGAAAGGCGATCGCCTTCGGAGCGGTTGCGCTCACGCAGAAACGGCAGTTCGGCGACGCTCTGGCAGCATTTAAAGAAGCCCAGACCGTCCTCAGAACAGGCGGCAGCATGTTCTGGATGGCGCAGCTTGATCTGTATCGGGCAGAGGTTTTGTTCTCGATCGGCAGGTTATGGGAGGCCTACTCCCTGGCATCTGCGGCGGATGGGAAGTTCGAGGAGTTAGGGTACTCCACAAAGCGCCTGATCACGCTCGTGTTGCTCGGCCGTGTTTCGATGGCCTTGGGAAGGCCCGACGAAGCGGAGTTTCATGCACGCCGGGTGGAGGAACTGGCCGGGCAGACGAAGATTTCAGTCTTTCTCTTCGCCTGTTACGCCTTATCGGCCGAGGTTGCGGAGGGGGAGCGGCAATTCGAGCGGGCACGTGTCCTTTATGAACGGGCGGCGCGGGAAATAGAACTGCGTCACACCCATTTGCACCACGATGAACTGGGCATTACTTTCTATAAGGACAAAGCCGGGGTGTTCGAATCGCTGGTGTACCTGGCGCTGGACTGCGGTGACGGCTCGGAACCGGCAGCCCAAGCCTTTACCTGGTGCGAGAAAGCAAAATCACAGGTGTTCATCGACGCTCTGGCGCCTCATCTTCCTACAGTTCGAAGCAAGGCCGACGAAGCCCTGATTACTCGCGTCGATCGTCTGCGGGCGGAACTGAACGGTTCCTACATGCGTTTTCGTCCGGAGTTTCTGGCCACGCCCGGATTGCCGCAGGACGCACAGGTTGAACTGAGAGAAGACGAGTTAGCGCGGACGTTGAACGAACTTTCGAGGTCCGATTCTGAGTACGTTTCCCTCCAGGTCGCATCCAGCGTGCGGTTGGAGGAGCTTCAACAGGCGCTTCCCGAAGACACGACTGTTCTGGAATATTTCTTTGCGCGCGACGAAGTGATGGCCTTCGTTATTTCCGCCTCAACCTTCCATGTCGTCCGGCACGTGACTCCGACCAAGCGGGTGCAGTTTCTGGCGGGGCGTCTTCAATACCAGTTGGAACGGTTCTCCGCCCTGATTCGAAACAAGAAGTCGGACGTGTCGATCCAGCGTGCAGCGACGGACGACCTGCTGCGGAATTTTTACAGCGAACTGATCCAGCCCGTCATGCCGTTCATCAATACATCGGGGTTGATCATTGTTCCGCACGGAGTCCTGCATCGAGTCCCATTCCATGCCTTCTTTGACGGCGAGCGATATGTCGCCGATTTATTCGATGTGTCTTATGCACCGAGCGCTTCTGTTCTGAAGTATTGTCTGGACCGGCAGGATGTAACGGAAAAGGCTCCGCTGCATGCCGTTACCAGGCCCGCTGCCAGTCTGGTGGCAAGTTTTGTCCATACCGAGGCGCGGGTGGCTTTGAGGCAGGACAACCCAGTGCTTTCGCGTCTCGAGTTTGCCGACGGCGCATCCTGTGTGCCGGATATCTATGCCGCCCAATGGCAAACGAACCTGTTGTCCATCTGTTCAGCGGAGACTTCGATGAATGGCAGTGCCGATGTGGATGGTTTTCTGGGTTTGCTGCGGTCCTGCCTGTACGCCGGTTGCCGTTCTGTTTTGATGGAGTTATGGAAGGTACGTCCGGAACCGTCCGTGCGCTTCTTTGATCTCTTCTACTCGGAATGGCCGGCGGCGGGAAAGAGCAGGCAGGAAGCGCTATCGATAGCTCAGGAGTGCCTCAGGCGCGAGTTTCCCCATCCGCTCGACTGGGCGCAGTTCATTCTGGCGGGCGCGCGTTAA
- a CDS encoding HD-GYP domain-containing protein codes for MQRFALETSQLTPAQTRFHMLKMEDTFREQVLAMASTLVSLVDLRDCYTGGHSTRVAEYSHRIAVELGMTDSETEMVLMAASLHDVGKIGVPDHILLKPGRLTEDEFEYIKKHSEFGWMVLRNVEGFEEASLILLHHHERFDGAGYPGELAGDQIPFGARIVAVADTYDALTTNRPYRRSQEHEKAVNEIARCANTQFDPRVVDAFLRAFV; via the coding sequence ATGCAGCGGTTTGCTTTGGAAACGTCGCAACTTACACCGGCACAGACGCGCTTTCACATGCTCAAGATGGAGGATACCTTCCGGGAGCAGGTGCTGGCGATGGCCTCGACGCTCGTATCGCTTGTGGACCTCCGGGATTGCTACACCGGCGGACACAGCACGAGAGTCGCGGAATACAGCCATCGGATCGCCGTCGAACTCGGCATGACCGATTCGGAAACGGAAATGGTGCTTATGGCCGCCTCATTACACGACGTAGGCAAAATCGGTGTGCCGGACCACATCCTGTTGAAACCAGGACGGTTGACCGAGGACGAGTTCGAGTACATCAAGAAACATTCCGAGTTCGGCTGGATGGTCCTCAGAAACGTCGAAGGTTTCGAAGAGGCCAGCCTCATCCTCCTTCATCACCACGAACGGTTTGATGGCGCAGGTTATCCTGGTGAACTCGCGGGAGATCAAATCCCCTTCGGCGCCCGGATCGTCGCTGTCGCAGACACCTATGACGCCCTTACAACGAATCGTCCATATCGCCGCTCGCAGGAACACGAAAAAGCCGTCAATGAAATCGCGCGTTGTGCGAACACTCAGTTTGACCCGCGCGTCGTGGATGCTTTTCTGCGCGCGTTTGTTTAA